A single genomic interval of Nonomuraea rubra harbors:
- a CDS encoding glycosyltransferase family 2 protein has product MTALRDCGVVEMRGAGDEDDAVDVSVVIPVHNCRAFLDRCLTSALVQRVKKELVVVDDGSTDGSGELLDLYASYHPGSVKVVHIEASGGAGRPRNVGIEHATGRYVFFCDADDHLGPEALERMVAVADRNDTDIVLGKIVGHGRRAPVSMFARGADRVQLGDSNVYNSLSCFKLFRRELLVRHRIRFGEGMLVGEDILFTVHAYCHARAISVVADHDCYHLVSRPDGSSIMQQPGSRDPLAWLAMIREPIRLMARHVEPGPLRDHLLRRHFRLDIFTQLGAVFLDSDDVRRKDIAREVAALCEEWYTPGVHERLNTIDRQRAGALDDIDRLLRLARIESATVRRRLTGLRWEGEHLVVTGAARLAGITRDDGLAVVLRARHDPDRELVVPAERKGGEFTARVDAGTLDSGVWDLRVAVEIEGVIRLGRLGADRDSGIGRPRPRMIGGVVALPYFTRDNGNLSIDVGGHVVAVPGAVRLIRMRWALGHRLLMDGEVTVAGTTPPTSAVKRVVWRERRTGRERAERVVALPGGGFTARPAVGKLTPGTWDAYLELDLGGPPARFRIETDTVAGPRRWWGAALLRTVRPYTTSGKGRLSAVVRRLTAASLLRRILR; this is encoded by the coding sequence ATGACGGCGCTACGTGACTGTGGAGTGGTGGAGATGCGCGGGGCAGGCGACGAGGACGACGCGGTCGACGTCAGCGTCGTGATCCCCGTTCACAACTGCCGGGCCTTCCTCGACCGGTGCCTCACCTCCGCGCTCGTCCAGCGCGTGAAGAAGGAGCTCGTCGTCGTGGACGACGGCTCCACCGACGGCAGCGGCGAGCTCCTCGACCTCTACGCCAGCTACCACCCGGGCAGCGTCAAGGTGGTGCACATCGAGGCCAGCGGCGGCGCGGGCCGGCCGCGCAACGTCGGCATCGAGCACGCCACCGGCCGCTACGTCTTCTTCTGCGACGCCGACGACCACCTCGGCCCCGAGGCGCTCGAACGCATGGTCGCCGTCGCCGACCGCAACGACACCGACATCGTCCTCGGCAAGATCGTCGGCCATGGCAGGCGGGCGCCCGTGTCGATGTTCGCGCGTGGCGCCGACCGGGTGCAGCTCGGCGACAGCAACGTCTACAACAGCCTGAGCTGCTTCAAGCTGTTCAGGAGGGAGCTGCTCGTCCGCCACCGCATCAGGTTCGGCGAGGGCATGCTGGTCGGGGAGGACATCCTCTTCACCGTGCACGCCTACTGCCACGCCCGGGCGATCTCCGTGGTGGCCGACCACGACTGCTACCACCTCGTCTCCAGGCCCGACGGCAGCAGCATCATGCAGCAGCCCGGCAGCAGGGACCCGCTGGCCTGGCTGGCCATGATCCGCGAGCCCATCCGGCTGATGGCCCGGCACGTCGAGCCCGGCCCGCTGCGCGACCACCTGCTGCGCAGGCACTTCAGGCTCGACATCTTCACCCAGCTCGGGGCCGTGTTCCTGGACAGCGACGACGTGCGCCGCAAGGACATCGCGCGCGAGGTCGCCGCGTTGTGCGAGGAGTGGTACACCCCCGGCGTCCACGAGCGGCTCAACACCATCGACCGGCAGCGGGCCGGCGCCCTGGACGACATCGACCGCCTCCTGCGCCTGGCCCGCATCGAGAGCGCCACCGTGCGGCGCCGGCTGACCGGGCTGCGCTGGGAGGGCGAGCACCTGGTGGTGACGGGCGCCGCCAGGCTCGCCGGGATCACCAGGGACGACGGCCTGGCCGTGGTGCTGCGCGCCAGGCACGACCCCGACAGGGAGCTGGTGGTGCCGGCCGAGCGGAAGGGCGGCGAGTTCACCGCCAGGGTGGACGCCGGCACGCTCGACTCCGGCGTCTGGGACCTGCGGGTCGCGGTCGAGATCGAGGGCGTGATCCGGCTCGGCAGGCTCGGGGCCGACCGCGACAGCGGCATCGGCAGGCCGCGGCCCCGGATGATCGGCGGCGTCGTGGCCCTGCCCTACTTCACCAGGGACAACGGGAACCTCAGCATCGACGTGGGCGGTCACGTCGTCGCGGTGCCCGGCGCGGTGCGGCTGATCAGGATGCGCTGGGCGCTCGGGCACCGGCTGCTGATGGACGGCGAGGTCACCGTGGCCGGCACCACCCCGCCCACCTCGGCGGTCAAGCGGGTCGTGTGGCGGGAGCGGCGTACCGGGCGCGAGCGGGCCGAGCGCGTGGTGGCGCTGCCCGGGGGCGGGTTCACGGCCAGGCCCGCGGTCGGGAAGCTGACGCCCGGCACCTGGGACGCCTACCTGGAGCTCGATCTGGGCGGGCCGCCCGCGCGGTTCAGGATCGAGACGGATACGGTGGCGGGGCCACGCCGGTGGTGGGGGGCGGCCCTGCTCAGGACCGTGCGGCCGTACACGACCTCGGGGAAGGGGCGGCTGAGCGCGGTGGTGCGGCGGCTGACGGCGGCGAGCCTGCTCAGAAGAATTCTCCGGTAA
- a CDS encoding ClpX C4-type zinc finger protein yields the protein MPDWKENLHCSFCHKKSGDVSKLIAGPGVHICDECVGLCVEILEQERLAASTEPRLPAWETMTVEQILEHLPKIAAVQAQVDDNLRDWVAHLRSRDVSWERVGAALGMTRQSAWERFRSET from the coding sequence ATGCCTGACTGGAAAGAGAACCTCCATTGCTCCTTCTGTCACAAGAAGAGCGGGGACGTGAGCAAGTTGATTGCCGGGCCCGGCGTACACATTTGTGACGAATGTGTCGGGCTGTGCGTAGAAATCCTCGAACAGGAACGGCTCGCCGCTTCCACCGAACCGCGCCTTCCCGCCTGGGAAACCATGACCGTCGAGCAAATTCTCGAACATCTCCCGAAAATCGCCGCCGTACAGGCACAGGTGGACGACAACCTACGCGACTGGGTGGCGCACCTCCGCTCCCGGGACGTCAGCTGGGAGCGCGTCGGCGCCGCCCTCGGCATGACTCGCCAGTCCGCGTGGGAACGTTTCAGGAGCGAAACCTGA
- a CDS encoding CHRD domain-containing protein: MLRQLAAAGLAAAATLTTLVALPASADAAANARRVAMNGKQEVPGPGDRNGSGVFAYEVSRGRLCYVITARKIRPATMAHIHRGRKGVAGPIVVTLKAPAKGFARGCVKAVRHQNARNAATTLTFRELRGIVKWPHLYYANVHNKRFPAGAIRGQLG, translated from the coding sequence ATGCTCAGACAACTGGCAGCAGCCGGCCTGGCCGCCGCTGCCACCCTCACCACCCTCGTGGCGCTCCCCGCTTCGGCTGACGCCGCCGCCAACGCGCGGCGGGTCGCGATGAACGGCAAGCAGGAGGTCCCCGGTCCCGGCGACCGTAACGGCTCCGGCGTGTTCGCCTACGAGGTGAGCCGCGGGCGGCTGTGCTACGTCATCACCGCCCGCAAGATCAGGCCCGCCACCATGGCCCACATCCATCGGGGCAGGAAGGGTGTGGCCGGCCCCATCGTGGTCACGCTCAAGGCTCCCGCGAAGGGCTTCGCGCGCGGCTGCGTCAAGGCGGTCAGACACCAGAACGCCAGGAACGCCGCCACCACGCTCACCTTCAGGGAGCTGCGCGGCATCGTGAAGTGGCCGCACCTCTACTACGCCAACGTGCACAACAAGAGGTTCCCGGCCGGCGCCATCAGGGGTCAGCTCGGCTGA
- a CDS encoding D-2-hydroxyacid dehydrogenase family protein, which yields MLRCAVLDDYQDVALGLADWSRVRVESFREHFSRQDDLVAAIHDCEIVVAMRERTPFPAEMFDRLPNLRLLVTTGMRNASIDMAAAREHGVTVCGTGSIATPPVELTWALILGLARHLVPESAAMRAGGPWQHTIGTDLHGRTLGLVGLGKIGQGVAAVGRAFGMDVVAWSANLTEERAAAGGARLAPDLDALLTGSDLVSIHVVLGDRTRGLIGKRELALMKPTAYLINTSRAAIVDQDALAAALRTRRIAGAGLDVFDQEPLPEGHEFRTLPNVLATPHLGYVTELNYGTYFREAVEDIDAFIDGAPIRVLSL from the coding sequence ATGCTGCGCTGCGCCGTGCTGGACGACTATCAGGATGTGGCCCTCGGCCTGGCCGACTGGTCCCGGGTGCGGGTGGAGAGCTTCCGCGAGCACTTCAGCCGCCAGGACGACCTCGTGGCCGCGATCCACGACTGCGAGATCGTCGTCGCCATGCGGGAGCGCACGCCGTTCCCGGCCGAGATGTTCGACCGGCTGCCGAACCTGCGCCTGCTCGTCACCACCGGCATGCGCAACGCCTCCATCGACATGGCGGCGGCGCGGGAGCACGGCGTCACCGTCTGCGGCACGGGCAGCATCGCCACGCCGCCGGTCGAGCTGACCTGGGCACTCATCCTCGGCCTGGCCCGCCACCTGGTGCCCGAGTCGGCGGCCATGCGCGCGGGCGGGCCCTGGCAGCACACGATCGGCACGGACCTGCACGGCCGCACGCTCGGGCTGGTCGGCCTGGGCAAGATCGGCCAGGGAGTGGCGGCGGTCGGGCGGGCGTTCGGCATGGACGTCGTGGCGTGGAGCGCGAACCTCACCGAGGAGCGGGCCGCGGCCGGCGGCGCCCGCCTGGCTCCCGACCTCGACGCGCTGCTGACCGGCTCCGACCTCGTCTCGATCCACGTCGTGCTCGGCGACCGGACGCGCGGGCTCATCGGCAAGCGGGAGCTGGCGCTGATGAAGCCCACCGCCTATCTCATCAACACCTCCCGGGCGGCGATCGTCGACCAGGACGCGCTGGCCGCGGCACTGCGGACGAGGCGGATAGCCGGGGCCGGGCTGGACGTGTTCGACCAGGAGCCGCTGCCCGAGGGGCACGAGTTCCGCACGCTGCCGAACGTGCTGGCCACGCCGCACCTCGGGTACGTGACGGAGCTGAACTACGGCACCTACTTCCGCGAGGCCGTCGAGGACATCGACGCCTTCATCGACGGTGCCCCGATCAGGGTCCTGTCACTCTGA
- a CDS encoding CGNR zinc finger domain-containing protein, translating to MDYNSHTDIVIRVAVSLVNELTPGERRGRPFPAPVDAGAAASAGLRAVYPSYREVTEAEGAELARVAARLRTVFTAVAAGDLDSAATEVNALLEETHARPRLERHDGEPWHLHFHGRGGTTAGDWAASCATGLAIVLGSEFNDRLGVCTAPHCDRVYVDVSRNGTRRFCSTACQGRVKTAAFRARTRSE from the coding sequence TTGGACTACAACAGTCACACGGACATCGTGATCAGGGTGGCGGTGTCACTCGTCAACGAGCTGACCCCCGGCGAGCGGCGCGGGCGGCCCTTCCCCGCGCCGGTGGACGCCGGTGCCGCCGCCTCCGCCGGCCTGCGCGCCGTCTACCCCTCCTACCGCGAGGTCACCGAGGCCGAGGGGGCCGAGCTGGCGCGGGTCGCCGCCCGGCTGCGTACGGTCTTCACCGCGGTCGCCGCCGGCGACCTCGACAGCGCGGCGACGGAGGTGAACGCGCTGCTGGAGGAGACGCACGCCAGGCCGAGGCTCGAACGGCACGACGGCGAGCCCTGGCACCTGCACTTCCACGGCCGTGGCGGCACCACGGCGGGCGACTGGGCGGCGAGCTGCGCCACGGGGCTGGCGATCGTGCTGGGCAGCGAGTTCAACGACCGCCTGGGGGTCTGCACGGCGCCGCACTGCGACCGCGTCTACGTGGACGTCTCGCGCAACGGCACCCGCCGGTTCTGCTCCACGGCCTGCCAGGGCCGGGTGAAGACGGCCGCGTTCAGGGCCAGGACCAGGTCAGAGTGA
- a CDS encoding class I SAM-dependent methyltransferase: MLTHDAAQAWIARWDRQQEGYLPDREARFTALIDAVEALGRPDPVVVDLGCGPGSLSARLLERLPGATVVAVDADPLLLGLGRAAYPQLTFVSADLRTSGWTGLLGLDGRPVDAAVSTTALHWISGPELKSVYAELATVLRPGGLLLNGDHMDTEDTTPALSRLEHEVHRLETERVFGANPPEDWRSWWDAIEADPDLAALNAARTTAGSSHRGSESHLLSHHVTALREAGFTEIGTLWQRGNNRLLCAVRG, encoded by the coding sequence ATGCTTACTCACGATGCCGCGCAGGCGTGGATCGCGCGCTGGGACCGCCAGCAGGAGGGCTACCTGCCCGACCGGGAGGCGCGCTTCACGGCCCTGATCGACGCGGTGGAGGCGCTGGGGCGGCCCGACCCCGTGGTGGTGGACCTGGGGTGCGGCCCCGGGTCGCTGTCCGCGCGGCTGCTGGAGCGGCTGCCCGGGGCCACGGTGGTCGCGGTGGACGCCGACCCGCTGCTGCTCGGCCTGGGGCGGGCGGCCTACCCGCAGCTCACGTTCGTCTCGGCGGACCTGCGGACGAGCGGGTGGACCGGGCTGCTCGGCCTGGACGGCCGGCCCGTGGACGCGGCCGTCAGCACGACCGCGCTGCACTGGATCTCCGGCCCCGAGCTGAAGTCCGTGTACGCGGAGCTGGCCACCGTACTGCGCCCCGGCGGCCTGCTGCTCAACGGCGACCACATGGACACCGAGGACACCACGCCCGCGCTCTCGCGGCTGGAGCACGAGGTGCACCGGCTCGAGACCGAGCGGGTGTTCGGCGCGAACCCGCCGGAGGACTGGCGGTCCTGGTGGGACGCGATCGAGGCCGACCCCGACCTCGCCGCGCTCAACGCCGCCAGGACGACGGCCGGCTCCTCCCACCGGGGCTCCGAGTCCCACCTGCTCTCCCACCACGTGACGGCCCTGCGTGAGGCCGGCTTCACGGAGATCGGCACGCTCTGGCAGCGCGGCAACAACCGCCTGCTGTGCGCCGTACGGGGCTGA